The genome window GCCCGGCGCCGTACCCGCGCATGGTGCGCGAGTTTCAGTCGGTCATTGGACGCGAGGCCCGCGCCCAGATGCTCGCGCGCGCCGGCGTGCTGCCGAAAACGGTGGTCGCGTGTGTCGGCGGCGGCTCGAACGCGATGGGTATCTTCGCCGGCTTTGTCGGCGACGCTGGTGTGGAACTTGTCGGCGTCGAGGCGGCCGGTGAGGGACTGCATACCGAGCGTCACAGTGCGTCGATCACACGCGGAACGCCTGGTGTGTTGCACGGGTCGCTCAGCTATCTGCTACAGGATGCGAACGGACAGGTGCATCCTGCCCACAGCATCTCGGCGGGACTCGATTATCCCGGTGTCGGCCCCGAGCACGCGTGGTTGCATGACAGCGGTCGGGCTGAATACGTGTCGATCGATGATACCGAAGCGCTGCGCGGCGTCGCCTTGCTGAGCCGGCTCGAAGGCATCATCCCGGCGCTCGAAACGGCGCACGCCGTCGCGTGGATCGAACGGGAAGCGGGGCGCTGGTCGGAGCAGGAGCCGGTCCTGCTCTGTGTGAGCGGCCGCGGTGACAAGGACATCGGCACGATCAATCAGTACACGCTGCCCGAGGTATGACGACAACTGGGCACGAAGTAGCCGTCTCGCCGCCGGCGGTGGCGGCAATCGAGGATGCGTTACGCGCATTCGCGAAGGCGCTTCGTGCCATTCAGTTGTACCTGCCGAACAATCCGACGCGCGCGACCGCCATCGAGCAGGCGCGTACGGCATTCGGCAAAGTGTGGCGCGTGGCGAGCCCGCTCGAGATCCAGATCAAGGAAGCGTCGTTCGCGTGGGAAGAGCGAACGGTGTACCTCGATGCGGAGCGCGGCACCGACGGATTGCCGTGGTTGCTGTATCGCGATGGCTTGCGGTCGCTGCAGCTGCACAGTGGATTCGAATCCACCGATCTCGAGGCCCTGCTCGCCATTCTGCACAAAGCGCGCACTGCGCTTCCGGATGATGATGATCTCGTGACCCTGCTGTGGGTCGCCGACCTGGCCACGGTCGAGTATCGACACGTCGAGCACGATGCGGTGGGCGATATGCCGGTCATGGCAGGTACCGATCGCCCGGGCGTCGCGGTGTTCGCGGCCGGCGTGGCGCCGCTGGCGGTGCCGTCGGCGGAATCGGCAGCGCCCGGCGAGGGGCCGCCTCCGGGCATGGTCCGGGTCGAGGACTTCGACACCACGCTGTATTTCCTCGACACGCGTGAAGCGACCTATCTGCAGGACGAACTCAAGCGCGAATACGCCGAGGATCATCGCAAGCTCGTGTTGGCGAGCCTGTTCGATGTGATCGAAGGGCAGGCTGCCGTGGAGTCGCAGTTGGAGGCGCTGCGTACGGTCGATCAGCTGTTGATCGAGTTTCTCACGCTCGGCGAGTACGAGCTTGTCGCGTTGGCGTTGCGCGAGGCGTCAACGGCGTCGCGGCGGCTCGCCGCGGAGGAGCGCGTGATGACGGCGCTCCGTGACCTGCCGGCCCGCTTGAGTGAGCCCGCCGTGATGTCGCAGCTGCTTCAGGCGCTCGACGAGAGCGCACGGACGCCGGTGGCCTCGCTGCTCGAGGGGCTGTTCGTGGAGCTTCGGCCGTCTGCGCTCGAGCCGCTTGTCGCGTGGCTCGGTGTCGCGACGTCCTCGCCGGCGCGGGCGTCGATCGAACGCGCCTCGGCACGATTGGCGGGCGCGCACACGACGGAACTCGCGCAGCTGCTCGAGCATGAGAACGAGTTCGTTGTACGTGGGGCGCTGCGACTGGCCGCGCAGCTGGCAACGCCGGCCGCGGTACCTGGCCTGGCCCGGTTGCTGCGCGGCCGCGACTCGAAGCTGCGCGTCGAAGCGCTGAGCGTGCTTGGTGAGATAGCCTCGCCTGCCGCGCTGCAGGCCGTCGAGCGCGGCATCGAGGACAGCGATCGCGACGTACGCGTCGCCGCGTTCCGCGTGATCGCGACACGGCTGCACACGGCCGCGCTTCCCCGACTACTCGACGCCGTGCGGCGCAAGGAGCTGCGCTCGGCAGATCTGAGTGAGAAGATGGCGCTCTTTGAAGCCTTTGGCAGCATGTGCGGTGATGCCGGCGTGCCAGAGCTCGACGCGCTATTGAATGCGCGCGGACTTCTTGGAGCACGCGAGCCAGCGGAGCTGCGCGCCTGCGCCGCCCGCGCGCTCGGCATGGTGGCGACGCCGAAGGCTTCGGCGGCCTTACAGCGTGCCGCCGACACGAAGGATGTCGTCGTGCGCAGCGCCGTCGCGCGCGCCATGCGAGGCAGCGCGTGACGGCACCGCTTTCGTCCATCGGCAGTGATCAATCGGGTGATCCCCAGGCGCAGCGTACGGCGCGCGGATTCGTGGTCGCCGTGCATGGTGCGGTACGCGCGGTGCGCCTCTATCCCATCGAGAACAGCGCCGTGCAGAAGGCGATTGCCGAGCTGGTCAACGCCGCCGAGCGCGTCGAGTTGGCTGACGGGCAATGTCGTCTGCGACGGATCGGTGATTACCTGTTCGTGAATGAAACGCGACTGCGTCTCACACTCGACAACTACGCCGCCGTCGCGTACGTGCTCGGTCTGCTCCGCGAGGCAGGGCTCGGCGGCTTCGCGATTATCGCGCCGACGAGCCCGCGGGTGTGGGTCGTGCTGCTCGCGTTTCTGCAGTCGCCGCCGCTCGAGTATCCCGAAGAAGATCGACTTCAGCAGGTCTCGACGCGCGTCGAACAGGCCGGCGTTGCGTGCTTCGAATTCTATCCGCCCGTCGAGGAAGCCGATCAGCAGGAAACGGAACTCGACGCGAAGGAACGCGCCCGTCAAACGTATGTGCGGTCGCTCGACGTCACCCGCGATGTGATGACATCGGCACGACTCGGGCGCAGCGCGGGACTCAAGCGGGTCAAGCGTGCGGTGCAAGGTATCGTCGACGCCATTCTCACCGATGCCGCGTCGCTGATCGGCCTGACCACGCTCCGCGAGTTCGACGAGTACACGTTTGTGCACAGCGTGAACGTCAGTATTCTCTCGGTGGCACTCGGACGCCGGCTCGGATTGACGAAGCCCCAGCTGTTGGACCTCGGGCTGGCGGCGCTGTTGCACGACATCGGCAAGTCGCGTGTCCCGCTCGAGCTGCTCAACAAGCGAGGGTCGCTGGATGACGAGGAGCGGGTCATTCTCCAGACGCATACATGGCAGGGCGTGCTCGCGATGTTCGCCATGCCGACCGGTTCGGCGCGTCCCTGGCGCGCCATGACCTCGGCGTACGAACATCACATGCGTATCGACCTCACGGGCTATCCCAGGTCGTTGCGGTCGCGTCGGCTGACACTGTACAGCAAGATCATCGCGGTGGCAGACGGCTTCGATGCCGCCACGACCACGCGCGTGTATCAGGACGTGCCATGGACGCCGGCGGACGTGTTGCGAGGCATGCGAGACAACACGCGCCTCGGACTCGACCCCGTAGTCGTGAAAGCGTTCATCAACCTCACGGGCATCTATCCGGTCGGCACGCTTGTGGTCCTCGACTCCTTCGCGCTCGCGATGGTGGTCGCGGCCAATCCCGATCCGACCGCGCTGTCTCGTCCGCTCGTGCGCATGATCACGGACGCCCAGGGCAACCGCGTTCAGGATCTCCAGATCTACGACCTGACATCCTGCGACGCGTCCGGCCAATTTGCATACACTATCATTCGGACCGAGGACCCTCAACGCTATGGCATCAACATCGGTGATTACTTCGCCTGACGTTTCCGTCCCGTCCGCCTCACGACTGTCGGCGCGCTTTGCGGCGCTGGCGTCGCAAGGGCGTCGGGCGCTTGTCTGCTATGTGACGGCAGGGCATCCTGACCCCGAGCAGAGCGTCACGCTGCTCCGTGGCATTGCGGCGGCTGGCGCCGACGTGATCGAGGTCGGCGTACCGTTCTCTGATCCGATGGCTGACGGTCCGGTCATCCAGCTGAGTTCGCAGATCGCCCTCGACCACGGCGTGAGCCTCGAGCGCACGCTGGAGATCGTGCGCGACGCTGCGCTCGACGTGCCGGTGGTGTTGTTCAGCTACCTCAATCCGATCATCGCCGGCGGACCGGATGTGCTCGCGCGCGCGCGCGCTGCCGGTGTGGATGGTGTCTTGGTCACCGACCTGCCGGTCGGTGCCGATCCCACGCGCGAAGCGTGGTTTGGTGAGAGCGGGCTCGACTTCGTGCGGTTGGTCGCGCCGACCACGCCGGCCCCGCGCATGGAGGAGATTGCACGTCATGGCGGCGGATTCGTGTATCTGATCAGCCGCTTGGGCGTGACCGGAGAACGGGCGTCCCTGCCCGATGATCTACCGGACACGGTGGCGCGGCTCCGATCGTCGACGGCACTGCCGATCTGCATCGGCTTCGGCATCTCGACCCCGGAGCAGGCCAAGGCGGCGGCGCTGTTAGGTGATGGTGTGGTCGTCGGTAGTGCGCTCGTGCGAGCCGCGGGACGTTCGGTGCAGGAGGCCATCGACCTGACGGCGGCGCTGCGCGCTGCAATCGACGAGATCTGACGACCGCTGTGACGGCCGATTCACTCCGCCACGGACCGCGCCTCGCGCTGCCGGCCTGGTCGATCGTGACCGACAAACGGCGCGCGCATATCGGGCGCGTCGTGACGCTGTTGCGGTCGTGGGCCGAAACGCTTGCGCTGCCGGCGACAGACACGCAGGCCTGGGTGGATGCCGGCACCTGGCACGATGCACTGCGCGACGCTGATGAACATATGCTGCGCACCGTGACCAGCGACCACACGCGTCCGTTCGGCATGCTGCACGGCCCGGCGACGGCGATCCGTCTCGCCGCGATCGGTGAGACGCGTCAGGACGTGCTCGACGCGATTCGCTGGCATACCGTCGGTCAGTCCGACTGGTCGCGGGTTGGTCGCGCGCTGTACATGGCCGACTTTCTCGAGCCGGGTCGCTCGTTTATGCAGGCCGATCGCGCATTTCTCGCCAGCTGCGTGCCACTCGCCTTTGACGACGTCTTCCGTCAGGTAGTTCGTATGCGTCTCGAGTGGGCCATCCGCGAAGGGAAGGGGCTCGCGCCCGAGACGGTCGCGCTCTGGGAGACCGTGCGATGAGCACGTCTTCTGGGTGGCCGTCGATGCCAGCAGCGGACGCGCCGCGGCGCAAGCGGCGCGGTTTGCTGATTCTTGCGCTGTTGGCCGTCGTGACTCTCGGCGCCGGCGCGGCGTGGTGGCAATTGAAAGCGACTCCTATCATCTCGTCCGCGAACGGCACGATGGCGGCCGTCGATGATTCGCTCGCGCGTGCGCCCAGTGACAGTCGCGTGCGGGTTCGCGTGCTCAATGCGTCGGGCACGCGAGGGTACGCGCGGCGCGCGACCATCGAATTACGCGATCGTGGCTTCGATGTCGTCGAGTACGACACCGAGCGTGGCAAGCCTCGCAATGGCACGCTCATCGTCTCACACACCGGACATCGGGATTGGGCCGACCGGCTCCATCGTGCGTTCGGCACGGGCGCGATCGAGGAACGCCCGGATTCGCTACGCTACGTGGATCTCACCATCTTCGTGGGTCGTGACTGGAAGCCGTCGACCGAGACGCTCCGTCCGTAGCTGACCGCAGGCGGCGGCGATATCGAGCCCACGACTGCGACGAACCGCGGTCTCGACCCCGCGCGCGCGAAGCGCCCGGGCAAAGGATGAGATCACCGATGCGGGCGAGGGGACAAAGCCCATCGTCCCACCAGGGTGGAGAGGAATCAAATTCACGAAGGCGCGGCACTCGCGTGCCAACTGCGCCAGCATCGCGGAGTGCGATGGCTGGTCATTGACGCCACCGAGCATCACGTATTCGAACGTCACGCGTCGATCGAACTTTGCCGCGGCCGCAATGACTTCAGACAGCGGATACTTCGTGTTCACCGGCATCAGCGATTTGCGTAGCTCATCGCTGGGCGCATGGATCGAGATCGCCAGTCGGAACTGCTCAGGGCGTTCGGACAGCGCCACGATGCCCGGCAACACGCCGACGGTGGAAATCGTGATGTGTCGCGCACCGATGCCCAGCGCGCGGGGATCGTTGAGCAGCGAGAGGGTGGAATCGACCGCCTTCCAATTCATCATCGGCTCGCCCATGCCCATGAACACGATGTTCGTGGGAATGATCGGCGGCGACAGCAGGCGAAGCTCGCGCACTTGTCCGGCGATTTCCGACGGCGTCAAGTTGCGCTGAAAACCCATCGCGCCCGTGGCGCAGAACGCGCATTGGAGCGCGCAGCCGGCCTGCG of Gemmatimonas sp. contains these proteins:
- the trpB gene encoding tryptophan synthase subunit beta; protein product: MTMVDTTNGATAPTDRFGPFGGRYVPETLIPALDALEAAFDETRHDAAFQAELDALLREYVGRPTALSFAPRLSARIGAPVWMKREDLCHTGAHKINNTVGQAMLARRMGKRRIIAETGAGQHGVATATICARFGLECVVYMGEEDMQRQALNVFRMRLLGATVVPVLSGTRTLKDATTEAIRDWVGSVNDSHYIIGSVVGPAPYPRMVREFQSVIGREARAQMLARAGVLPKTVVACVGGGSNAMGIFAGFVGDAGVELVGVEAAGEGLHTERHSASITRGTPGVLHGSLSYLLQDANGQVHPAHSISAGLDYPGVGPEHAWLHDSGRAEYVSIDDTEALRGVALLSRLEGIIPALETAHAVAWIEREAGRWSEQEPVLLCVSGRGDKDIGTINQYTLPEV
- a CDS encoding HEAT repeat domain-containing protein is translated as MTTTGHEVAVSPPAVAAIEDALRAFAKALRAIQLYLPNNPTRATAIEQARTAFGKVWRVASPLEIQIKEASFAWEERTVYLDAERGTDGLPWLLYRDGLRSLQLHSGFESTDLEALLAILHKARTALPDDDDLVTLLWVADLATVEYRHVEHDAVGDMPVMAGTDRPGVAVFAAGVAPLAVPSAESAAPGEGPPPGMVRVEDFDTTLYFLDTREATYLQDELKREYAEDHRKLVLASLFDVIEGQAAVESQLEALRTVDQLLIEFLTLGEYELVALALREASTASRRLAAEERVMTALRDLPARLSEPAVMSQLLQALDESARTPVASLLEGLFVELRPSALEPLVAWLGVATSSPARASIERASARLAGAHTTELAQLLEHENEFVVRGALRLAAQLATPAAVPGLARLLRGRDSKLRVEALSVLGEIASPAALQAVERGIEDSDRDVRVAAFRVIATRLHTAALPRLLDAVRRKELRSADLSEKMALFEAFGSMCGDAGVPELDALLNARGLLGAREPAELRACAARALGMVATPKASAALQRAADTKDVVVRSAVARAMRGSA
- a CDS encoding HD domain-containing phosphohydrolase, whose product is MTAPLSSIGSDQSGDPQAQRTARGFVVAVHGAVRAVRLYPIENSAVQKAIAELVNAAERVELADGQCRLRRIGDYLFVNETRLRLTLDNYAAVAYVLGLLREAGLGGFAIIAPTSPRVWVVLLAFLQSPPLEYPEEDRLQQVSTRVEQAGVACFEFYPPVEEADQQETELDAKERARQTYVRSLDVTRDVMTSARLGRSAGLKRVKRAVQGIVDAILTDAASLIGLTTLREFDEYTFVHSVNVSILSVALGRRLGLTKPQLLDLGLAALLHDIGKSRVPLELLNKRGSLDDEERVILQTHTWQGVLAMFAMPTGSARPWRAMTSAYEHHMRIDLTGYPRSLRSRRLTLYSKIIAVADGFDAATTTRVYQDVPWTPADVLRGMRDNTRLGLDPVVVKAFINLTGIYPVGTLVVLDSFALAMVVAANPDPTALSRPLVRMITDAQGNRVQDLQIYDLTSCDASGQFAYTIIRTEDPQRYGINIGDYFA
- the trpA gene encoding tryptophan synthase subunit alpha, with product MITSPDVSVPSASRLSARFAALASQGRRALVCYVTAGHPDPEQSVTLLRGIAAAGADVIEVGVPFSDPMADGPVIQLSSQIALDHGVSLERTLEIVRDAALDVPVVLFSYLNPIIAGGPDVLARARAAGVDGVLVTDLPVGADPTREAWFGESGLDFVRLVAPTTPAPRMEEIARHGGGFVYLISRLGVTGERASLPDDLPDTVARLRSSTALPICIGFGISTPEQAKAAALLGDGVVVGSALVRAAGRSVQEAIDLTAALRAAIDEI
- a CDS encoding LytR C-terminal domain-containing protein, yielding MSTSSGWPSMPAADAPRRKRRGLLILALLAVVTLGAGAAWWQLKATPIISSANGTMAAVDDSLARAPSDSRVRVRVLNASGTRGYARRATIELRDRGFDVVEYDTERGKPRNGTLIVSHTGHRDWADRLHRAFGTGAIEERPDSLRYVDLTIFVGRDWKPSTETLRP
- the rlmN gene encoding 23S rRNA (adenine(2503)-C(2))-methyltransferase RlmN, with protein sequence MMSDTMATENLLDLSPDAALSRLLAWLSERGEPSYRAAQIFARLWQRPVRSFDEITELPKALREALAQSFALPQLDLSTRQTSTDGTEKFLFRMADGQLIETVSIPDGDRITFCISSQAGCALQCAFCATGAMGFQRNLTPSEIAGQVRELRLLSPPIIPTNIVFMGMGEPMMNWKAVDSTLSLLNDPRALGIGARHITISTVGVLPGIVALSERPEQFRLAISIHAPSDELRKSLMPVNTKYPLSEVIAAAAKFDRRVTFEYVMLGGVNDQPSHSAMLAQLARECRAFVNLIPLHPGGTMGFVPSPASVISSFARALRARGVETAVRRSRGLDIAAACGQLRTERLGRRLPVTTHEDGEIHVA